Proteins found in one Nostoc sp. NIES-3756 genomic segment:
- a CDS encoding YdcF family protein, translated as MRRKFTINLSVPTGKKLKKKWRLLQKLVWVLCLVFGSWLVITTITLVSASSEPVDAFFVLGGSIRREIYIAQIAKQYPQIPILISHGSQDPCIKLIFQREFADLDNVWLEKCAGSTFKNFYYGVPILKRWRVHKVRLITSPTHLPRAKWMAQILLGAHGIWVEVEIVQEKGVPGNRESLIKTGLDVSRSLFWAGLSQIIQPQCKDVIQLSKVDMSAWQSRGFKCERQGNLGR; from the coding sequence ATGAGGCGCAAATTTACTATAAATTTATCAGTCCCCACAGGAAAAAAACTCAAAAAAAAGTGGCGATTACTACAAAAACTTGTGTGGGTTTTATGTCTAGTGTTTGGTAGTTGGCTTGTCATCACTACTATAACCCTAGTTTCTGCATCTTCGGAGCCTGTCGATGCCTTTTTTGTCCTTGGGGGTAGTATTAGGCGAGAAATTTATATTGCCCAAATAGCCAAACAATATCCACAAATTCCCATTTTAATTTCACACGGTTCTCAAGACCCATGTATCAAGTTAATTTTTCAGCGTGAGTTTGCAGATTTGGATAACGTTTGGCTGGAAAAGTGCGCTGGTTCGACTTTTAAGAATTTCTACTATGGAGTACCAATTTTAAAGCGTTGGCGAGTCCACAAGGTAAGACTAATAACTTCACCTACTCACCTACCCAGAGCCAAGTGGATGGCACAGATTCTTTTAGGCGCTCATGGTATTTGGGTTGAGGTTGAGATTGTTCAAGAAAAGGGTGTTCCTGGCAATAGAGAGTCTTTGATAAAAACAGGATTAGATGTCAGTCGTAGTTTATTTTGGGCAGGTTTGAGTCAAATTATTCAACCCCAATGCAAAGATGTGATTCAACTGAGCAAAGTTGATATGTCAGCTTGGCAGAGTCGAGGTTTTAAGTGTGAACGTCAAGGGAATTTGGGGAGATGA
- the ctpB gene encoding carboxyl-terminal processing protease CtpB gives MNSSAKNHSLLQIAMIGGAIATTATVSLFGPAWTRSVRAALQDSPKAVVDQVWQLVNSEYVDGKFNQQDWLTVRKNLLSKEYSSKEEAYVAIREALQKLNDPYTRFLDPQQFEALTSQTSGEVSGIGIRMELNETTKRLTVLEAIDNSPALKAGIKAGDEILAIDGKPTHQMKVDDASKLIRGKEGTAITLRLGRTGNNTFDLKLTRAKIEVPTVSYNLKQEGNRRVGYIRLREFSAHASEQMERAIRNLNGQKVDSYVLDLRGNPGGLLQASIEIARMWLNDGGIVRTVNRQGVNENTRANRTALTKLPLAVLVDGNSASASEILTGALKDNKRAVVVGSQTFGKALVQSVHELPDGSGLAVTIAHYYTPNGTDINHKGIAPDIKLELTEAQERQLASNPKLIATQNDPQYARAIAVLSSNTFARPPINQTNPSMSLGASELKF, from the coding sequence ATGAACTCATCTGCGAAAAATCACTCGCTGCTCCAAATTGCCATGATTGGAGGGGCGATCGCTACAACAGCAACAGTATCCTTATTTGGCCCCGCTTGGACACGCAGCGTTCGCGCCGCCTTACAAGACAGCCCCAAAGCGGTGGTAGATCAAGTATGGCAATTAGTAAATAGTGAATATGTTGATGGCAAGTTTAATCAACAAGATTGGCTGACAGTCAGAAAAAATTTATTAAGTAAAGAATATTCATCTAAAGAAGAAGCTTATGTGGCAATTCGGGAAGCTTTACAAAAGCTCAACGATCCATATACAAGATTCTTAGACCCCCAACAGTTTGAAGCTCTCACAAGTCAAACTTCTGGGGAAGTCTCCGGTATCGGCATCCGCATGGAACTAAATGAAACAACCAAGCGGCTGACTGTATTGGAAGCTATAGATAATTCTCCCGCATTGAAAGCGGGGATCAAAGCTGGGGATGAAATATTAGCCATTGATGGCAAACCCACCCACCAAATGAAAGTGGATGATGCCTCTAAATTAATTCGTGGTAAAGAAGGCACTGCCATCACCTTACGTCTGGGACGTACTGGCAACAACACCTTCGATTTAAAACTTACAAGAGCCAAAATAGAAGTTCCAACCGTCAGCTACAACCTTAAGCAAGAAGGAAACCGTAGGGTTGGTTACATCCGCTTACGGGAATTTAGCGCCCACGCCTCCGAGCAAATGGAACGCGCTATTCGCAACTTAAACGGACAAAAAGTAGATTCTTATGTCCTAGATTTGCGGGGTAATCCTGGTGGTTTATTGCAAGCCAGTATTGAAATTGCGCGGATGTGGTTAAATGATGGCGGCATCGTCCGCACAGTTAACCGTCAAGGAGTTAACGAGAATACCAGAGCTAACCGCACTGCCTTAACAAAACTTCCCCTAGCAGTATTAGTAGATGGCAATTCGGCAAGCGCCAGTGAAATTCTTACAGGTGCGCTCAAGGATAATAAACGAGCTGTAGTTGTTGGCTCTCAAACTTTTGGTAAAGCCTTGGTGCAGTCAGTTCATGAACTACCAGACGGTTCTGGTTTAGCAGTTACTATCGCTCACTACTACACCCCCAACGGTACAGACATTAACCATAAAGGTATCGCCCCAGATATCAAACTAGAATTAACCGAAGCACAGGAACGTCAACTAGCATCCAATCCCAAACTGATTGCCACTCAGAACGATCCTCAATATGCTCGGGCGATCGCTGTATTATCTAGCAATACCTTTGCTCGTCCTCCCATCAACCAAACCAATCCATCCATGAGCCTGGGAGCAAGTGAGTTGAAGTTCTAA
- a CDS encoding glycosyltransferase, with translation MNYQQIDTTTANSFLPMVSVVVPIYNGEADLSDLIKCLTSQTYPRERVEYLLVDNNSSDRTYTQIEEFVANSPITIRPLNENQIQSSYAARNAGIRAAVGDIVVFTDADCRPQPQWLTALIKPFVNTEIVIVVGEILALPGKNLLEKHADRQDTLSQKHTLAHKFYPYGQTANLAIRRSVFHQSGLFRPYLNSGGDADICWRILQSNIGRLEFAPEAIIQHRHRVTLKELASQWRRYGRSNRYLHELYGVDLMRDISLKEVGYRLARWLIKELPQNSAKAIAGKADLVDLLSTPISLFSARARTEGQRNAKLPEEAKTIEWLE, from the coding sequence ATGAATTATCAGCAAATTGATACAACCACCGCCAACAGCTTTTTGCCTATGGTATCGGTGGTTGTTCCTATTTATAACGGTGAGGCTGATTTATCAGATTTAATCAAGTGTTTGACATCTCAAACCTATCCGAGAGAACGGGTAGAGTATTTGTTGGTAGATAATAACAGCAGCGATCGCACATACACGCAAATAGAAGAATTTGTCGCTAATTCTCCCATCACCATTCGTCCCCTCAACGAAAATCAAATTCAAAGCTCCTATGCTGCCCGTAACGCCGGAATTAGGGCGGCTGTGGGTGATATCGTGGTATTTACAGATGCTGATTGCCGACCTCAACCCCAATGGCTTACTGCACTAATAAAGCCTTTTGTCAACACTGAAATAGTAATTGTTGTGGGGGAAATTCTGGCCCTACCAGGAAAAAATTTATTAGAAAAACATGCAGACCGTCAAGATACACTCTCTCAAAAGCACACCCTAGCCCATAAGTTTTATCCCTACGGTCAAACAGCTAACTTAGCAATACGGCGTAGTGTATTTCATCAATCAGGATTATTTCGTCCCTATCTTAATAGTGGTGGTGATGCAGATATTTGTTGGCGCATTTTGCAGTCAAATATTGGCAGGCTAGAATTTGCCCCAGAAGCTATCATTCAGCACCGTCACCGTGTCACACTCAAGGAATTAGCCAGCCAATGGCGACGCTATGGGCGTTCCAACCGCTATCTGCACGAACTGTATGGCGTAGATTTAATGCGAGATATCAGCCTCAAAGAAGTTGGCTACCGTTTAGCACGTTGGTTAATTAAAGAGTTACCACAAAATAGTGCCAAAGCGATCGCAGGTAAAGCCGACCTTGTAGATTTGCTCAGTACTCCCATTAGCCTGTTCAGTGCTAGAGCGCGTACCGAGGGACAAAGAAATGCCAAACTACCAGAAGAAGCTAAGACAATTGAATGGCTGGAATAA
- a CDS encoding response regulator transcription factor: MSAQLLLVDDEPGLREAVKDYLQESGFNVQVASNAREGWDWMQQNTPDLVISDVMMPQVDGYQFLKQLRDDPRFQSLPVVFLTAKGMTSDRIQGYQAGVDAYLPKPFDPDELVAIVENLLTRRISKPQINTEDGETPDIAELANQIAQIKALLTQRNAISQSPAPFKIDLTPREQSVLNLVAEGLMNKEIARRLETSVRNVEKYVSRLFSKTGTNSRTELVRFALEHGLAK, encoded by the coding sequence ATGTCAGCACAATTGTTACTGGTAGATGATGAACCCGGATTAAGAGAAGCCGTCAAAGACTACTTACAAGAAAGTGGTTTTAACGTTCAAGTCGCCAGTAATGCCCGTGAAGGTTGGGATTGGATGCAGCAAAATACACCAGACCTAGTAATTTCTGATGTCATGATGCCTCAGGTAGATGGGTATCAATTTCTGAAGCAATTGCGTGATGACCCCCGTTTTCAGTCCCTACCCGTGGTGTTTTTAACAGCAAAAGGGATGACAAGCGATCGCATTCAAGGTTATCAAGCTGGCGTTGATGCCTATCTACCTAAACCTTTCGATCCAGATGAGCTGGTAGCCATAGTAGAAAATTTACTTACCCGCCGCATTAGCAAGCCGCAAATTAACACAGAAGACGGGGAAACACCGGATATTGCCGAATTAGCCAATCAAATCGCGCAAATCAAAGCTTTATTAACACAAAGAAATGCTATTTCTCAATCACCAGCCCCTTTTAAAATTGACCTTACCCCCAGAGAACAGAGCGTTTTAAATTTAGTAGCTGAAGGGTTAATGAACAAAGAAATCGCCCGTCGTTTAGAAACCAGCGTGCGTAACGTCGAAAAGTATGTCAGCCGTTTGTTCAGTAAAACAGGTACTAATAGTCGTACAGAATTAGTTCGCTTTGCCTTAGAACACGGACTAGCAAAATAG
- a CDS encoding Npun_R1517 family heterocyst differentiation transcriptional regulator, translating to MNSKALPRQINNIEVGVYECEIHLKFRLVEEKSLLGDREQLMQVLLDALTEGSDDFLEMLQASVKAQEVSEFKASPQMRRQLMRLRNAVDTNL from the coding sequence ATGAACTCCAAAGCATTACCACGGCAGATAAATAATATAGAAGTCGGTGTCTATGAGTGCGAAATACATCTCAAATTTCGGTTAGTTGAGGAAAAGAGTTTGTTGGGCGATCGCGAGCAACTAATGCAGGTGCTGTTAGATGCTCTAACAGAAGGGTCTGATGACTTTTTAGAGATGCTACAAGCGTCTGTAAAAGCACAAGAAGTCTCTGAGTTTAAAGCGTCACCCCAAATGCGTCGTCAACTAATGCGTTTACGTAACGCTGTTGATACTAATCTGTAG
- a CDS encoding NAD(P)H-quinone oxidoreductase subunit M, translating to MDNTMLLKSTTRHIRIFAAEIDRDGELVPSNQVLTLDIDPDNELNWNEDALQKIYRKFDELVEASSGADLTDYNLRRIGSDLEHYLRSLLQKGEISYNLSARVTNYSLGLPQIAVGDK from the coding sequence ATGGACAACACAATGCTGCTCAAGTCTACAACCCGACACATCCGCATTTTTGCAGCTGAAATTGACCGGGATGGCGAACTAGTTCCTAGTAATCAAGTCTTAACCTTGGATATTGACCCAGACAACGAACTAAACTGGAATGAAGATGCTTTACAAAAAATTTACCGTAAGTTCGATGAACTAGTGGAAGCTTCCAGTGGTGCAGATTTGACAGACTATAACTTACGCCGCATCGGATCAGACTTGGAACATTATCTGCGATCGCTCCTGCAAAAAGGCGAAATCAGCTATAATCTCTCAGCTCGCGTCACTAACTACAGCTTGGGACTTCCTCAAATTGCCGTGGGTGATAAATAA
- a CDS encoding protein phosphatase 2C domain-containing protein yields the protein MENDAATLYCPNEVCQAPNPLTHKFCQRCSTPLPKRYLWVVGDSLSVDSAGTILGDRYLIINKSVVLDTKPGLLPQTPELENTHPIRPYLRLIPYRLHIPQVYGVTSVTDGNLHSQVLLLEKAPVFADNLAQQVHLCNEFTDAWRYASSMRQLHWLWQIANLWQPFKSEGVVSSLLNPYLLRVEGPLVRLLELQSDSATAPELPQLGEFWQQLRQEAKPAIAEFVDQITHKLIQGDIRSSELLVAVLDQGLTELTKFQATTIQIATQTDTGPSRQRNEDACYPPSGTLLSKPPQSTALAIVCDGIGGHEGGNVASNLAIETIQQQVQQLTNVPVDHIEPALLIADLERAVAIVNDKISQRNDSENRQGRKRMGTTLVMALPIAHEMYITHVGDSRAYWITRQGCYQVTLDDDVASREVRLGYAIYREAVQQGGSGSLVQALGMSPSSSLHPTAQRFILDEDGVFLLTSDGLSDFDRVEDYWETEILPILTGEENNIVHVVERLVSIANTKNGHDNVTIALVNCRVKYTEPQISLKAVVPESTNIKTVNLTAKTQQSTLLENNSEQKTKVVANNLPNRISKLPLSWLVPLILVATAGVFGYWVMLLRSQYAIPTSTPTQIIPSATNNPKVERSLDNLASGWIIQTTSPITVNEQKLNPESFLEVIDKKANPKPESGGYDVYLRLCNNPVPASSNNLATKPPAPSDQPLKMELAQLKGYAVKVLPPDQVSPCDSATSAKDSLPSTPNPANNPSTIDSNTP from the coding sequence ATGGAAAATGATGCGGCAACGCTCTACTGTCCAAATGAAGTTTGTCAGGCTCCTAACCCCCTGACTCACAAGTTTTGCCAGCGATGCTCCACACCCTTACCCAAGCGTTATTTGTGGGTGGTGGGTGATAGTCTGAGTGTTGACAGTGCCGGAACAATATTAGGCGATCGCTATTTAATTATCAATAAATCTGTTGTTTTAGATACTAAGCCAGGTTTATTACCCCAAACGCCTGAGTTAGAAAATACCCATCCCATCAGACCTTATCTGCGCCTCATTCCTTATCGTTTACATATCCCGCAGGTCTACGGAGTGACATCTGTAACTGATGGCAACCTCCACAGTCAAGTTTTGTTGTTAGAAAAAGCGCCAGTTTTTGCAGACAATTTAGCTCAACAGGTACATTTATGTAATGAGTTTACTGATGCTTGGCGCTACGCTTCGTCAATGCGCCAATTACATTGGCTGTGGCAAATTGCTAACCTTTGGCAACCTTTTAAAAGTGAAGGGGTCGTTTCTAGTTTACTCAACCCCTACCTGTTGCGAGTAGAAGGGCCATTAGTACGGTTATTAGAACTACAATCTGACTCGGCAACAGCACCAGAATTGCCGCAATTAGGTGAATTTTGGCAGCAGCTACGCCAGGAAGCTAAACCAGCCATAGCAGAATTTGTTGACCAAATTACTCATAAACTCATTCAAGGTGACATCAGATCATCAGAACTGCTAGTTGCCGTTTTAGACCAAGGGCTAACAGAATTAACGAAATTCCAAGCTACCACCATCCAAATTGCCACACAAACTGACACTGGCCCCAGTCGGCAACGGAACGAAGATGCTTGTTATCCTCCTAGTGGCACACTATTAAGTAAACCACCCCAATCAACCGCCTTGGCTATTGTCTGTGATGGAATTGGTGGACATGAGGGCGGAAATGTCGCCTCAAATTTAGCCATTGAAACTATCCAACAGCAGGTACAACAACTGACAAATGTACCAGTAGATCATATTGAACCTGCTCTTTTAATAGCTGATTTAGAAAGGGCTGTGGCCATTGTCAATGACAAAATTAGTCAGCGCAATGACAGCGAAAACCGCCAAGGGCGAAAACGCATGGGTACAACCTTAGTGATGGCGTTACCTATTGCTCACGAAATGTATATTACCCACGTTGGTGACAGTCGCGCCTATTGGATTACCCGCCAAGGTTGTTATCAAGTTACTCTTGATGATGATGTAGCATCACGGGAAGTAAGATTAGGTTATGCAATTTATCGTGAAGCAGTTCAGCAAGGTGGATCTGGTTCCTTGGTGCAAGCTTTAGGCATGAGTCCTAGCAGTTCGCTACATCCCACAGCGCAACGATTTATCCTAGATGAAGATGGAGTTTTTCTGTTGACTTCTGACGGTTTGAGCGATTTTGACCGTGTAGAAGATTACTGGGAAACGGAAATTTTACCTATTCTCACTGGTGAAGAAAATAATATTGTGCATGTGGTGGAGCGATTGGTGAGCATTGCTAACACCAAAAACGGTCATGATAACGTCACCATTGCTCTAGTTAATTGTCGAGTTAAATATACTGAACCACAGATAAGTCTAAAGGCTGTTGTTCCCGAAAGCACTAATATCAAAACTGTCAATTTGACAGCAAAGACACAACAGTCAACATTACTAGAAAATAACTCGGAACAAAAAACCAAAGTAGTTGCTAACAATTTACCCAACAGAATCAGTAAACTACCCCTAAGTTGGCTCGTACCCTTAATTTTGGTGGCAACTGCTGGTGTCTTCGGTTACTGGGTAATGTTACTACGATCGCAATATGCCATCCCTACGTCCACCCCAACTCAGATTATACCCTCAGCCACAAACAATCCCAAAGTAGAGCGATCGCTAGATAATCTGGCCTCTGGATGGATAATTCAAACGACAAGTCCAATCACTGTCAATGAACAAAAATTAAATCCTGAAAGTTTTTTAGAAGTTATTGATAAAAAAGCTAATCCAAAACCAGAGTCTGGTGGTTATGACGTGTATCTACGTCTGTGTAACAATCCCGTCCCAGCTAGTTCCAACAATCTGGCTACAAAGCCTCCCGCACCTTCAGATCAACCACTCAAAATGGAATTAGCCCAACTTAAAGGGTATGCTGTCAAAGTTTTACCACCTGATCAAGTTAGTCCTTGCGATAGTGCCACCTCTGCTAAAGATAGCCTACCTTCTACACCAAATCCCGCAAATAATCCGAGTACAATTGATTCCAACACTCCATAA
- a CDS encoding CHAT domain-containing protein: MPSLNLAIARLINTGKDSFAIWVVKAPYPSGYVLRDCVWPVELTQVWQEWQQMFVGHSGIYISSDTKPPLTNPVPWNLVSPPSNQTTGYGSRLMQYLGMNLWRWIFDGSILGSLERSRGIAMGQHTRLRFRLEIRDPDLIALPWEIMQREPGQPAVSLSPDVLFSRTTSEVEALPYLRTDQALKVLLVLGHDQNLQLQKEAAILEQTLLHGSHSHSYAPCSVKTLIQPTPQELIQELETKAYNVFFYAGHGLPNPDGGLLFLRPGMSLNGIELAQVLTRSALKLAVFNACWGAQPAAINHQAIPTSSLAEVLIRHGVPAVLAMRDEIADRESHSFIQAFAEALRSRKAIDEAVAEARQELLTLYKYNQPAWTLPVLYLHPDFDGELIKSFDESVTEMPDTVLPNSDTPRLIASLRSLSPGGRTWYLRSGVTRIGRTKDNDIVIPEPSVSKRHAEILCRNIFTNTTQASSYYLQDFSTYGTTWFLGANGWQQLLREEVPLKSGMQLKFGSSRGEIWEFIIEDA; encoded by the coding sequence ATGCCATCCCTGAATCTGGCGATCGCCCGTCTCATCAATACTGGCAAAGATAGTTTCGCCATTTGGGTGGTTAAGGCTCCCTATCCCAGTGGCTATGTTCTGCGTGATTGTGTTTGGCCTGTTGAACTCACCCAAGTTTGGCAAGAGTGGCAGCAAATGTTTGTTGGCCACAGTGGAATTTACATTTCTTCAGATACTAAACCCCCCTTAACAAACCCAGTACCTTGGAATTTAGTTTCACCCCCCTCTAACCAAACCACTGGTTATGGTAGTCGCCTCATGCAATATTTGGGGATGAATTTGTGGCGTTGGATTTTCGATGGCTCAATTCTAGGGAGTTTGGAACGTAGTCGTGGTATCGCTATGGGTCAGCATACACGCCTGCGCTTTCGTTTAGAAATTCGTGACCCAGATTTAATTGCCCTACCTTGGGAAATTATGCAACGGGAACCCGGTCAGCCGGCAGTCTCTCTTTCCCCAGATGTATTATTTAGCCGGACTACCAGTGAAGTTGAAGCTTTACCATATTTACGCACTGACCAAGCCCTAAAAGTGCTTTTAGTTCTGGGACATGACCAAAACCTGCAACTGCAAAAGGAAGCCGCTATCCTAGAACAAACTTTGTTACATGGTAGTCATTCCCATAGTTACGCACCCTGTAGTGTAAAAACGCTCATCCAGCCCACTCCCCAAGAGCTGATTCAAGAGTTAGAAACCAAAGCATACAATGTCTTTTTTTATGCTGGTCACGGTTTACCAAATCCTGACGGTGGGTTGCTGTTTTTGCGCCCAGGCATGAGTCTTAATGGTATCGAATTAGCCCAAGTATTAACCCGCAGCGCCTTAAAATTAGCGGTGTTTAATGCCTGTTGGGGCGCACAACCAGCAGCTATTAATCATCAGGCTATCCCTACTAGTAGTTTGGCAGAAGTATTAATTCGTCACGGTGTGCCGGCGGTTTTGGCAATGCGAGACGAAATCGCTGACCGTGAAAGCCACAGTTTTATTCAAGCGTTTGCAGAAGCGTTGCGATCGCGCAAAGCCATTGATGAGGCAGTGGCAGAAGCTAGACAAGAACTGCTAACACTATATAAATACAATCAACCAGCTTGGACTTTACCCGTTCTCTACCTCCATCCCGATTTTGATGGTGAACTCATCAAAAGTTTTGATGAAAGTGTAACGGAAATGCCAGATACGGTTCTTCCTAATTCTGACACTCCCCGGTTGATTGCTTCGTTGCGATCGCTCTCTCCCGGAGGTCGCACTTGGTATTTAAGAAGTGGTGTTACTCGTATCGGTCGCACAAAAGATAACGATATCGTTATTCCCGAACCTTCTGTGTCTAAGCGACATGCCGAAATTTTATGTCGCAATATTTTTACAAATACGACTCAAGCTTCCTCTTATTATCTCCAAGATTTTTCTACCTACGGCACAACTTGGTTTTTAGGGGCTAACGGTTGGCAACAACTCCTGCGGGAAGAAGTTCCTTTAAAATCAGGTATGCAGTTAAAATTTGGTAGTTCCAGAGGTGAAATTTGGGAATTTATTATAGAAGATGCTTAA
- a CDS encoding PrsW family glutamic-type intramembrane protease, whose amino-acid sequence MTGKNARHNAFLRLVSGNGAAFGSESRYSLTSKEVVIGRDPSCQVVLDAMMYRMVSRRHAVVRPVASSVDNTFSWVLCDLNSANGTYLNGQRLYGCQELHAGDRISLGADGPEFLFEYAVAPQPTIITNQASPLPSAKNSPNKPDSVSFTQLFPIISTGKDLTSKAYLVPGILTVVFVVLMFATVGRPQANQVIVATYIALAAYYFIYQLCGKPKPWWVLVSAALTTTLILLSPVLNLFIYIFRVILPGDVPAVDQPVNSLTELFVGYFFGAGLMEELLKALPILAAYLIALGLPSPWRERIGIWEPLDGILLGTASAVGFTLLETLGQYVPAASIQAGTDVGLQVLIARILGLPAGHMAYSGYLGYFIGLAALKPRHAKQILAVGYLSAAALHALWNTAGHSNNLLLVVVGVLSYAFLMAAILKARALSPTRSQNFATRFLDNK is encoded by the coding sequence ATGACAGGCAAAAACGCAAGACATAATGCTTTTCTGCGGCTAGTGTCTGGTAATGGAGCGGCATTTGGATCAGAATCTCGCTACTCGCTTACCAGTAAAGAGGTAGTAATTGGACGTGATCCCAGCTGCCAAGTTGTTTTAGATGCCATGATGTATCGCATGGTGTCCCGCCGTCATGCTGTGGTTCGTCCCGTCGCTTCATCTGTAGATAACACATTTAGCTGGGTACTTTGTGATTTAAACAGTGCTAATGGCACTTATTTAAACGGTCAACGCTTGTATGGGTGTCAGGAATTGCACGCAGGCGATCGCATTTCCTTAGGCGCGGATGGCCCGGAATTTCTCTTTGAGTACGCCGTTGCACCCCAACCTACAATCATCACTAACCAAGCTTCACCTCTACCTTCAGCTAAAAATTCCCCAAACAAGCCAGATTCAGTTAGCTTTACTCAACTGTTTCCCATCATTTCCACTGGGAAGGATTTGACAAGTAAAGCTTACCTTGTCCCAGGAATACTGACAGTAGTATTTGTAGTGCTGATGTTTGCCACGGTAGGCAGGCCACAAGCCAATCAAGTCATAGTAGCAACTTATATCGCTTTAGCTGCTTACTATTTTATTTACCAACTGTGTGGTAAACCTAAACCCTGGTGGGTGTTAGTCAGTGCAGCTTTGACGACAACGTTAATTTTGCTCAGTCCGGTATTAAATTTATTTATTTACATTTTTCGTGTAATTCTTCCTGGTGATGTACCAGCAGTAGATCAACCAGTCAACAGCCTCACAGAGTTATTTGTGGGGTACTTTTTTGGCGCTGGGTTAATGGAAGAATTACTCAAAGCCTTACCCATATTGGCAGCATATCTCATCGCTTTAGGGCTACCATCACCTTGGCGGGAGCGGATTGGTATTTGGGAACCTTTGGATGGGATTCTTTTAGGAACAGCTTCGGCTGTTGGCTTCACTTTATTAGAAACTCTCGGTCAATATGTACCAGCCGCGTCTATACAAGCGGGTACAGATGTTGGTTTACAGGTCTTAATTGCCAGAATATTAGGTTTGCCAGCCGGACATATGGCTTATAGCGGCTATTTGGGTTATTTTATCGGGTTAGCTGCACTCAAACCCCGTCATGCTAAACAAATTCTTGCCGTTGGCTACCTCAGCGCCGCCGCACTTCACGCTTTATGGAATACCGCAGGACACAGCAATAATTTACTCTTAGTCGTTGTTGGGGTCTTGTCTTATGCTTTCTTGATGGCAGCTATTCTGAAGGCTAGGGCATTATCACCTACGCGATCGCAAAATTTTGCTACTCGTTTTCTTGATAATAAATAG
- a CDS encoding GntR family transcriptional regulator — MNLNQLAANVLQQQRSTPDLIADALREAILRGIFAEGQSLRQDEIATQFGVSRIPVREALRQLEAEGLVTLHLNRGAIVSVLTAAELQEICEIRSALEVTAIQLAIPKIREVDIEKAAVILEASNQTTDAGELAKLNWEFHATLYATAERPRLLGMIKTLHINCDRYVRVQMAQMDYQEFSQKEHYQLLDACRKRDIKIAVPLLKQHIDNAGEQLVAYLQQKACK, encoded by the coding sequence ATGAATTTAAACCAACTAGCTGCCAATGTGCTGCAACAACAACGCAGCACCCCAGATTTAATTGCCGATGCTTTGCGGGAAGCGATTCTACGCGGCATTTTTGCGGAAGGACAATCTCTAAGACAAGACGAAATTGCCACACAGTTTGGTGTCAGCCGCATTCCTGTACGGGAAGCCTTGCGACAGTTGGAGGCGGAAGGCTTAGTGACGCTGCATCTTAATCGTGGTGCGATCGTTTCTGTATTGACGGCGGCGGAATTACAAGAAATTTGTGAAATTCGTAGCGCCTTGGAAGTAACAGCGATACAGTTAGCCATCCCCAAAATTAGGGAAGTAGATATAGAAAAAGCGGCTGTAATATTGGAAGCCAGCAACCAAACCACCGATGCAGGTGAATTAGCCAAATTAAACTGGGAATTTCACGCAACCCTTTACGCCACAGCCGAACGTCCACGCCTGTTAGGGATGATTAAGACATTACATATAAATTGCGATCGCTATGTTCGTGTGCAAATGGCGCAAATGGATTACCAAGAATTTTCTCAAAAAGAACACTATCAACTTTTAGATGCCTGCCGAAAACGAGACATTAAAATAGCTGTACCCTTACTCAAACAACACATTGACAATGCAGGGGAACAGTTAGTGGCTTATTTGCAGCAAAAAGCTTGTAAGTAG